The Brassica napus cultivar Da-Ae chromosome C1, Da-Ae, whole genome shotgun sequence DNA segment AGGCAATCGAGTTTTGATTTGTTATGGTCTGGGAAATTGGAAGTATGGAGTTTTTTCTCGATTTGGTTTTAATGGTGAGATTGGTGGTCTTGGGAATGACTCGGTTTCCTTTTTTGTGAGATTAGGGAATATCGTCGTGATTCTGAAGCTAGTACTTAACCTTGGTCCCACAGATTCTGTATGGATCATTTCCCGATCTTTGGAAAATGTAATAGAGGAATTAGAGGTTTCTGTAATAAAAATTTTCCTCAAATATAATCTGATTAATATTATTGATGCGGTTTGGGATTTTCGGATTTGCTTGATCATAAAGTCTAGGCCTGTAGAGTCTATAGTATTTATAGAGATATGTGCTAAGAGGGTTAACACATCTCAAAACATTTGTGTTCTTACTGTCTTTTTGGCTCTTTCTCTCGGCTTTTTTCTATCGCTCATTCACTTTGTTTTCACAATGTCTCAAGGCAACTGGATTACTAAGTCAGGCGGTAAGAAGGTGGAGGTGGCTAAACATGGTTTACGGATTACGGTTCCACGGTTTGACAATTCAGAACTCATTGCGAGCTATTCCAAGACCCTCATTGGGCGGTGCATGAATCCTCAAAAGCAAGACATGAAAATCCTTCTTTTCCTGCTTCCAAGGATTTGGAATGTTGAGGGTCGCGTGGCTGGTGTTGGTCTGGGGCTTGGAAGATTTCAGTTTAACTTTGATTTGGAGGAGGATATTGTAGAGGTCCTCAAGATGGAACCGTTCCATTTTGACTACTGGATGTTGTCTATGGTCATGTGGAAGCTGGTGCTAGAGCCGAACTATCCATCGAAAATAACTTTCTGGGTTCGTGTGATGGATATTCCTCTTCAGTTTCGAGCGGCTCCAATTTTCCAAAGTGTGGGGGAGGCTCTTGGGCAGGTCCAGGGGCAGGTGGATTTTGTTGGTGGAAGAGTTAGTGTGGAACTTGATGGTTTCTCAATGCGATCTTTACTTGGCAAAAATACTTTGGGCGCGGGTTCAAAGTCTATGGTCCAGATCTCGGGTGTTTGTGGTGGCTTTCGTTAAGGTCTCGGAGTATTTGGAGCATTCCCCTCTCATGGATGGATAAATCTAGATTGGTCTCATCAAACCATGAGCCGAGGAGATGCGGTGAAGTAACGAAGttcatttgtttcttttctttggtGATGTTGTTGGACAGGAGGGGACACATAGGAATCAGCGTGTTTATGCACTTGAATGCAAGGTATGCTTGCTTAGTGTTTCTTTTTGACAGAGAATATTGCTTAGGAAATGGGATACAAGGTAACAGGGTCTTACGTTTAAGTAGAAAAGTGTGTTCATGGTGTCTTTTGCTTGGTTGCTGGTTAGAGAGTAGCTATAAGCAGGAGAAACTGGGTgctcttatatttatttatctgcGGTTTTGGTGTATAGAGTTTGGAGGTGATGTTGGAACACTTTTTCTTACTATTGAGGAGATGCATCACGGTCATTGTGTGGGTCAGTTGCGGATCTTTTTGGCTGATAGAAAGGAATTTAATTCTTGGGTTGTAGTGAGCTTAAGATTAGGTTTCTCTGGTATTTGTTGTCGTGGGTATTACTACGGGTTAGTACTAGAAGTTTGGGGTGttctcaaaattttattaagtgGGGAGGAGTCAATAGGAGTTGCCTGTAGGAATGTTGTCTATTTTATGAGAGATCTTGTGAGGTTGTGGTTTATAGATTGGAGTGCTTATATCTGTGGCTCTGTTTCATTGGTGTCGTGTGGTCTTATTGGATTTGCTAAGGGTGTCTTGTTAGTTCCCACGATCAGTGGTGATGCTGATGTTGCTGATCTCAGTTTAGCTTTGCCTATATTTAGGTATGTTTTGCTTCTAAATCAGATGAAAGTGACTGGTGATAGCTGCGGGAAGTCTGCTGTAGATGTTCCTATGCACTATGAATTTAAAGGTTTCTTTGATACACATGCACATGTGGTATTGATAGATGTGGGAAGGTGCTGGTTGATGTCTTGGTATGACGATAACTACTCGGCTTTCTATGGTCCAAATTGCCTTATGCGGTTTAATTTTGGGTGGGTGGCGTTTTGCTATCAAAGGCGAGGTTGCATGGTCTTGGTGAGAAGGTTAAACACTGAGCAAGTTTTTATGATCTTAACATTCGGTGCTGGTGGGGATCAAGGATATAGATGCTGGTTATTAATTTCTCCAGTAATGCATGCGGCTTTGTTACCAAATGTGGTTTTTGTAAAGGTTTATAAGGTATTACGGTTGAAAGTAGTTCGGGTGTTTTTTGGACAAGTTCAGTGCTATTTAATTTGGTCTTGTATGGATTGGAATTGGT contains these protein-coding regions:
- the LOC106375074 gene encoding uncharacterized protein LOC106375074, with amino-acid sequence MESRYLFRSDKDPGFWIRCGWIGKGYGVIGFKGNRVLICYGLGNWKYGVFSRFGFNGEIGGLGNDSVSFFVRLGNIVVILKLVLNLGPTDSVWIISRSLENVIEELEVSVIKIFLKYNLINIIDAVWDFRICLIIKSRPVESIVFIEICAKRVNTSQNICVLTVFLALSLGFFLSLIHFVFTMSQGNWITKSGGKKVEVAKHGLRITVPRFDNSELIASYSKTLIGRCMNPQKQDMKILLFLLPRIWNVEGRVAGVGLGLGRFQFNFDLEEDIVEVLKMEPFHFDYWMLSMVMWKLVLEPNYPSKITFWVRVMDIPLQFRAAPIFQSVGEALGQVQGQVDFVGGRVSVELDGFSMRSLLGKNTLGAGSKSMVQISGVCGGFR